GTCCACGCCGACCCGGCACCGGTGCCGGGCGAGGAAGACCCGCATCTGGCGCTGGCCCACCACGCACCGGGGTGACGGTCAGGCGACGCCCAGCCCCTCCAGGACGACGGCGCCCGGCAGTTCGGCGAACGCCTTGCCGGGCACCAGCAGCTTGCCGCGCCGGCGCCCGCTGCCGACGAGGACGTAGGGCAGGTCGACGACGGCCGAGTCCACCAGCAGGGGCCAGTCGCCGGGCAGTCCGACCGGGGTGATGCCGCCGTACTCCATGCCGGTCTCACCGGTCGCGGTCTCCATCGGGGCGAAGGACGCCTTGCGCGCGCCGAGGTGACGGCGGACGACGCCGTTGACGTCGACGCGGGTGGTGGAGAGGACCAGGCAGGCGGCGAGCGTGTTGCCGCCGGCCCGCTTGCCGGTGACCACCACGCAGTTCGCGGAGCGTTCGAGCAGGTCACGGCCGTAGTGCTCGACGAAGGTGGCGGTGTCGGCCCATTCCGGGTCGGTGTCGACGTAGACGATCTGCTCGGCGGGGACGCCGCCGCGCCAGTGTCGTACGGCGTCGGCGACCGGGCGGGTCAGCTCGTCGAGGC
The Streptomyces sp. NBC_01723 genome window above contains:
- a CDS encoding YbaK/EbsC family protein; translation: MHAPIGNFDSATPAPDCLDELTRPVADAVRHWRGGVPAEQIVYVDTDPEWADTATFVEHYGRDLLERSANCVVVTGKRAGGNTLAACLVLSTTRVDVNGVVRRHLGARKASFAPMETATGETGMEYGGITPVGLPGDWPLLVDSAVVDLPYVLVGSGRRRGKLLVPGKAFAELPGAVVLEGLGVA